A window from Peromyscus eremicus chromosome 1, PerEre_H2_v1, whole genome shotgun sequence encodes these proteins:
- the LOC131918464 gene encoding fibrous sheath-interacting protein 2-like, whose product MEPCTKTARLAANQAASGIGSVAEGSQQCGDGAPKARNPGMGAAQLLDLPLGVKLPVIPGTDTVYFTTNIGEKTPYST is encoded by the exons ATGGAGCCCTGCACCAAGACCGCCAGACTGGCTGCCAACCAAGCAGCCTCCGGCATCGGCAGTGTGGCTGAGGGCAGTCAGCAATGCGGAGAT GGGGCACCCAAAGCCCGAAATCCAGGGATGGGAGCTGCTCAGCTACTAGATCTTCCTCTTGGAGTCAAGCTCCCGGTGATCCCAGGAACTGATACTGTATATTTTACGACGAATATCGGTGAAAAG ACCCCCTACTCCACCTGA